A region of Dioscorea cayenensis subsp. rotundata cultivar TDr96_F1 chromosome 5, TDr96_F1_v2_PseudoChromosome.rev07_lg8_w22 25.fasta, whole genome shotgun sequence DNA encodes the following proteins:
- the LOC120262411 gene encoding protein MALE DISCOVERER 2-like, which translates to MGLGWGISACSMPKKVFCVVFLLHLQSFGSFSLNPEGMALLKFRSGVDFDPYGVFNTWDPKEDDPCNWSGIYCSDDRRVEILNLKELSLEGALSPELGELSHLKALVLYKNKFSGVIPKEIGRLTMLQLMDLRYNNLGGPIPKGVEEMLSLKQFLFCGNKFQGVAPSIEKSSMFSELNFEEESFSNAVIAIGYINRKVGPYFWQNGLGHQKKASSFMCPFYQQLLHFLEMLPLHLLKGGFSDCHGEKHRDDLRSFAEPYIMQNVHRNVNSVRRRLLQVTRNSQGSKTPAKMDARNLPAAPPVGPPPRGTVTVPSSGSGSFPAIPRGKVKPSSASPLPSPASALPTTSADPQPVTNKPTSSEKITARGSVIIIIAIALLLFFAASIYFMCRRKGVATIGPWKTGLSGQLQNAFVTGVPKLHRAELEAACEDFSNIITTFPHSIVFKGTLSNGLEISVASTAIKSDKDWSRQSEIYFRRKVDALSRINHKNFVNLIGYCEEDEPFMRMMVFEYASSGTLYEHLHGKDFDHLDWNARTRIIMGIGYCLQYMHHDLNPPVAHPDLQTSCIFLTDDYAAKVCDTSVWKEVAVVKKITGDDEMDPSELAFVDPGSNVYSFGLLMLEIISGKLPNFEEQGSLLNLVLEYLKDKSNTKNIVDLSLKDFKSNEFDIICEVIKDCTGPDPKMRPTIKEVIAKLREVIGISPEAATPRLSPLWWAELEILSMEAS; encoded by the exons ATGGGCCTTGGATGGGGCATCTCTGCTTGCTCAATGCCAAAGAAGGTTTTTTGTGTTGTCTTCTTGCTTCACCTGCAAAGCTTCGGATCCTTCTCACTTAATCCTGAAG GAATGGCATTGTTGAAGTTTCGGTCAGGAGTGGATTTTGATCCTTATGGTGTTTTTAATACATGGGATCCAAAGGAGGACGATCCATGCAACTGGTCTGGCATTTACTGTTCTGATGATCGTAGAGTAGAAATTTT GAACCTGAAGGAGCTTTCTCTGGAAGGAGCGCTTTCTCCTGAGCTTGGAGAACTTAGCCATTTGAAGGCTCT TGTGCTTTATAAGAACAAATTTTCTGGAGTGATCCCTAAGGAGATTGGGAGATTAACAATGCTGCAACTCATGGACCTGCGATATAATAACCTTGGTGGGCCAATTCCAAAAGGGGTTGAAGAGATGCTATCACTTAAACAGTT TCTGTTCTGCGGCAATAAGTTTCAAGGTGTCGCTCCTTCAATTGAGAAGTCTAGCATGTTCTCTGAGCTGAACTTTGAGGAAGAAAGTTTCTCTAATGCGGTCATTGCAATTGGCTATATAAATAGAAAAGTTGGACCCTA CTTCTGGCAGAATGGTTTGGGACACCAGAAGAAGGCCAGCTCTTTCATGTGCCCTTTTTATCAACAACTATTACATTTTCTTGAGATGTTGCCCTT ACATTTGCTGAAAGGGGGATTTTCAGATTGCCATGGTGAGAAACACCGTGATGATCTGCGAA GTTTTGCTGAGCCTTATATCATGCAAAATGTGCATCGCAATGTGAATTCTGTACGCCGCAGGCTACTCCAAGTTACCAGGAATAGTCAAGGATCCAAAACTCCTGCAAAAATGGATGCTAGAAATCTCCCTGCTGCCCCACCAGTCGGTCCACCTCCTCGTGGAACTGTGACAGTTCCTTCTAGTGGAAGTGGCTCATTCCCAGCTATACCACGTGGAAAGGTAAAACCATCTTCAGCATCTCCGTTACCCAGTCCTGCATCAGCACTCCCCACCACATCAGCAGACCCTCAGCCAGTTACAAACAAACCTACATCAAGTGAAAAAATAACAGCTCGGGGATCAGTTATCATAATTATAGccatcgccttgcttcttttctttgctGCAAGCATATATTTTATGTGCCGGAGAAAGGGTGTGGCGACAATTGGCCCATGGAAGACAGGACTAAGTGGTCAATTGCAGAATGCATTTGTAACAG gGGTACCAAAACTACATAGAGCAGAACTGGAAGCTGCATGTGAGGACTTCAGCAACATCATTACTACATTCCCACATTCAATTGTATTTAAGGGAACATTATCAAATGGCCTAGAGATATCAGTCGCCTCAACTGCAATTAAATCAGACAAAGATTGGTCAAGGCAATCAGAAATTTATTTCAGAAGAAAG GTAGATGCACTATCACGAATAAATCACAAGAATTTTGTTAATCTTATTGGCTACTGTGAGGAAGATGAGCCTTTCATGAGGATGATGGTGTTTGAGTATGCTTCCAGTGGAACATTGTATGAGCATCTTCATG GTAAAGACTTTGATCATCTTGACTGGAATGCCAGAACAAGGATTATTATGGGGATTGGATATTGCCTTCAATACATGCATCATGACCTCAACCCACCTGTTGCACACCCTGACCTGCAAACAAGCTGTATTTTTCTGACTGATGATTATGCTGCCAAG GTATGTGATACAAGTGTTTGGAAAGAAGTTGCTGTTGTAAAAAAGATAACCGGAGATGATGAAATGGATCCTTCTGAATTGGCCTTTGTTGATCCTGGGAGCAATGTTTATAGCTTTGGCTTACTAATGCTGGAAATTATTTCTGGGAAACTTCCGAACTTTGAAGAACAAGGCTCCCTTCTGAACTTG GTTTTAGAGTACTTGAAAGATAAGAGCAATACAAAGAACATAGTTGATCTCTCATTGAAAGACTTCAAGAGCAATGAGTTTGATATAATCTGTGAGGTTATAAAGGATTGCACTGGCCCAGATCCAAAGATGAGACCAACAATAAAAGAAGTCATTGCAAAACTGAGGGAAGTGATCGGAATTTCACCTGAAGCCGCAACACCAAGGCTCTCCCCGCTTTGGTGGGCTGAACTCGAAATTCTCTCAATGGAAGCAAGTTAA
- the LOC120261569 gene encoding CBL-interacting serine/threonine-protein kinase 12, with protein sequence MAETTTVPPPQRQSEDRKALLLGRYDVGRLLGHGTFAKVYLARNARTGESVAIKVLDKEKILKSGLMAHIKREIAILRRVRHPNIVQLHEVMATKAKIYFVMEFVRGGELFAHVAKGRLREDVARKYFQQLISAVGFCHARGVFHRDLKPENLLLDEDGNLKVSDFGLSAVSDQIRQDGLFHTFCGTPAYVAPEVLARRGYDAAKADIWSCGVVLFVLMAGYLPFHDHNLMAMYRKIYKGEFRCPRWFSPELSRFLSRLLDTNPQTRITIPEIMENRWFKKGFRHVRYYIENDRFYSFDDIDTPLPPDEKSESESESEADTSSSSTSQKRGLGLPRPASLNAFDIISFSPGFDLSGLFEERGEETRFLSGEPVSKIISKLEDIAKVVSFTVRKKDCSVSLEGTREGEKGPLSIAAEIFEITPELVMVEVKKKGGDKSEYDEFCKRELKPGLQNLTYTPRHAIVESDTE encoded by the coding sequence ATGGCCGAAACCACCACCGTGCCTCCGCCGCAGCGCCAGTCCGAGGATCGGAAGGCTCTGCTGCTCGGCCGCTACGATGTCGGCAGGCTTCTTGGGCATGGCACCTTCGCCAAGGTCTACCTTGCCCGCAACGCCCGCACCGGCGAGAGCGTCGCCATTAAGGTTCTCGATAAGGAGAAGATTCTAAAGAGTGGTCTCATGGCTCACATCAAGCGTGAGATCGCCATCCTCCGTCGCGTTCGGCACCCTAACATCGTCCAGCTCCATGAGGTCATGGCCACCAAGGCTAAGATCTACTTTGTCATGGAGTTCGTCCGCGGCGGCGAGCTCTTTGCGCATGTAGCCAAGGGTCGGCTTCGTGAGGACGTGGCGAGGAAGTATTTCCAGCAATTGATCTCCGCTGTAGGCTTTTGCCATGCCCGCGGTGTCTTCCATCGGGATCTCAAACCGGAGAATCTGTTGCTCGATGAGGATGGTAATCTCAAGGTCTCGGACTTCGGACTCTCTGCCGTCTCCGACCAAATCCGGCAGGACGGGCTCTTCCACACGTTTTGCGGAACTCCGGCCTATGTCGCGCCGGAGGTGCTCGCGCGTCGTGGGTATGACGCTGCGAAGGCCGACATCTGGTCCTGTGGCGTCGTTCTCTTCGTGCTTATGGCCGGATACCTTCCGTTCCACGACCATAATCTCATGGCTATGTACAGGAAAATCTATAAAGGTGAGTTCCGGTGTCCACGTTGGTTCTCACCAGAGCTCTCTCGCTTTCTTTCCCGGCTCCTTGATACGAATCCACAGACGAGAATCACCATCCCGGAGATCATGGAGAACCGCTGGTTCAAGAAGGGATTCCGGCACGTCCGTTACTACATCGAGAATGACCGGTTCTACAGCTTCGATGACATTGATACCCCACTGCCGCCAGATGAGAAATCAGAATCTGAGTCTGAATCAGAGGCAGATACATCTTCATCGTCGACCTCCCAGAAGCGTGGATTGGGTCTACCGAGACCTGCGAGTTTGAATGCTTTCGATATTATATCCTTCTCTCCTGGATTCGATCTTTCCGGTTTGTTTGAGGAGAGAGGAGAAGAGACAAGGTTTCTCTCCGGCGAACCAGTTTCAAAGATCATATCAAAATTGGAGGACATTGCAAAAGTTGTGAGTTTTACAGTGAGGAAGAAGGATTGCAGTGTGAGTCTGGAAGGGACCAGGGAGGGAGAGAAGGGCCCATTGTCCATTGCAGCAGAGATATTTGAGATAACTCCAGAGCTTGTCATGGTagaggtgaagaagaagggtGGGGATAAAAGCGAGTATGATGAGTTCTGCAAGCGGGAGCTGAAGCCTGGGTTGCAGAACCTCACTTACACGCCACGGCATGCAATTGTTGAATCTGACACTGAGTAG